Below is a window of Musa acuminata AAA Group cultivar baxijiao chromosome BXJ3-11, Cavendish_Baxijiao_AAA, whole genome shotgun sequence DNA.
TCAAATGCGAAGCAAAAATAACgtcgaaggagaatgagagatcgaAGATGCCCTCCTCATGGCTGGACAGCAAGGAGGGAGAAGATGATAGTGAACCACTTACGGAAGAGTCTTATTGTTAGAGGCAAAGGCAAGAATAGAGCCGTAAGGGTAGATCTTGATGACAGAAACAATAAGATTGTGACCCATCAAGATTGTGTATCGTAGttgaggatgaggaggaagaagaagagtacgagggtaaaaaaaaagaaagagaaataagatatttcaaatatttaaaaattttaaaataagattgtaaatagtaaagaggggttatatatatatatatatatatatatatatatatatatatatatatatatatatatagagtaaaGCACTTCATCCTCTTTTCACCCCTTAATATAGTTTTAAGGCACTACCACTTtggcgaaaaaaaaaaaacacctctCGTCCTTCCGTCGTCGATCTGCGTCCGGGCAGTCACCGACGCAACTGGCCGTCAGTTCGACGAGGAGGACCGAGACAAACACACCATCTCCCCACCATTCCCTGCCCTTCTCTCCATCGAAAGATGCGTCCTTTTATATccagaaggggaagaagaagcaGAACAAAAGCGAATAGCCAATAAGATGCTCGCCTCTCCCCACCCACCCACGCCTTTCCCTCCCTGCCATCAGCACCAAAGTTGCGTAGTCCCATAACCGGAAGAAGCTGCACGAATGCAAAGCGTTAATGAGCCGCTCGACTTCACGCATGCATGCAGAGGGCGAAGCCTCAGATCACAGATCCAACGGCAGGTGAAGCCACTGTCGTCACTGTAGAGTCTGCTCACGTGAAGCCGAAGGCGTGGAAGATGAGCAGCACCGAGTGGTACGGCCAACACAGCGGCCGAGGGGGTGGTGGTGGAAGAAGGGCCATTCCAGTACTTTCACATGGGAACGCTTTCAATATGGGTTTTGGAACCACCACGACCAcaacaacagagagagagagagagagagcgagagagagggggTCATATAAGTGCGAGTGATGACACGCTTCGTCGCCCTACACTCCTAGTCTTCTTTTGCTTCTCTTCCAAGCCTTATTGTTTGCTTGGCTTTCTTCTTTGCTCCTTGGTAGACCTTCTCTTAGATTACAGCGGGCATGAGGGCCGTAACCGGAGGGCTCGACTCACCACGACCGGCGGGCCGGCGGTGAGCGTATGGGGCGAACCGCGAGGTGGCTCCGGGGGCTCCTTCCTAGGAAGAAGGCTGAACCCCGCCAGCCACCGCTGGAACAGAAGGATAAACGGAGATGGGGCTTCGTGAAGTCGTTCCGCGAGAAAGAGCTACGGAGGGGAGAACCGCCGACGCCGACGCCTCTGGAGGCGTCGCCGGCGGTCTCCGAGGAGCGGAAGGGGTCGTACAGGGAGACGCCGAGGTCGTACGTCATGGTGGCCGAGGGGCGGCAGAACGAGCGGGCCATCGCGGTCGCAGCAGCGACCGCGGCAGCGGCGGAGGCCACCATGGCCGCGGCGCAGGCGGTGGCCGTAGTGGCAAGGTTGACGAGCAGCCGGCTGACTGTGGTGGGGCTCGCAAGCGGAAAGCGGGAGGAGTGGGCGGCGGTCAAGATCCAGTCTGCACTGCGGGGTTATCTGGTTAGCTATCCTTCTCCCCTTCTTTTCTTCCCCTCCTCTGTCGTCATCAATCACAGATTGCAGCAAGTTACTGAAAGCTCCAATTGAGAACGTTTCCCAACAATTGGAACTTCAGAAAATTTTCCTTCTTCCAGAAAGTTAGAAATTCGATACAATTCTACGAGAAAATTATCTTCTTTTTCATATCATTTTTCTTCACCTTCTTCCTCAACATGTTATCTGTTCAAGTATATATATGCACTAATATGAATCGAGCTAACGATTAATATTTTATGCCTTGCCCTCCTTAAAAGAGGATTCTTTTGGCCTCTGCCTTTCCCATACCTTTCTTTGTTGTTGTTCCCATCAATtacttcctctctttctctctcttggtTCATTGATGGTGCTCCGTCATCTTAGCTGTTGCATTAATAGTAGCATGTCGCAGCGGTAATGGCTACCACCACACTTGGATTCATAGcctccctttcttcttctctcaTTCTTTGGTGGTTTGTGCTTTTGCTTTTGTTCGGTTCCTATGAAGTGTCCACATGTAGAAGGGTTGTTCTCGTGTTAGACATGGTCACTCAACGCCATGAATTCCATGGACCACATATCGAGAATTCCCTTAACCTTCCGTCGTCCACTTTCATTTAGTTCATCGTTTTCTCTGTTTAGTGAGGAGTTGTTGATGGAATTGGTATTATGAAGGCAAGGAGAGCGCTGAGAGCGTTAAGAGGGCTGGTGAAGCTCCAGGCTTTGGTGAGAGGCAACATCGTTAGGAAACAGGCTGCACAGACTCTGCGGTGCATGGAGGCACTGGTGAGAGTCCAGGCTCGAGCTCGTGCATGCCGAGCCCTTCGCTCCGAGAGGAGCTGCGCTGACAAGTGCCCTCCTCCACGTGCTGTATGTCTTCTCGCTTATCTCTTCGTGTACTTTCATTCACGTCAGGAAACCGAAACCTCATTTCCTGTTGATCATTCCATCACGTTTCTTGTGTTAGGGATCTCCGACTCCCGAGAAATATGAACGAACTGTTCGAGCAAATGCTTCAAATTCTGATAGGTCTTGCGCTCTCAAGGTAACTCTCAGTTGTGCTTCTTGAAGACTAGTGAAGGGGCTGCGGGAATCATCGCTTCATGCTGCTTTCTTCTGCAGAGAAACCCCTCGAACAACGCCGGAAACATCGCTGCATGGAACATGTTCCATCGATGGATGGAGGAAAGGTATTGGAACAGCCGAGAAGCCGCCGCCAAAAAAGCAGGAAGCTCTGCATCGATGGATGACGAGAGGAGTTCTAAGATCCTGGAAGTAGAAGACCCTGTGAAGACACAACTCACTCACGAGAGGAACAACCACCATCAGTGCGCTTGCTCCACCTTGACCCCGGATCGAAAGAGCCATAGCTTTACCGCAGTTCAAGACTCACCATTAAAGGACTTCTCAACCCTTCAACAGTCTGTTCGTAGCCCACCCTCCGTCGCCATGCAGCGATGCCTGAGCTCCATGAGGTTCCCCTTCGAGTCCGTGGACTTCGGTGCAAGCCCACAGTTCCTCTACACCTCATCCCGACGCGGAGACGCGCGGAAGGGTTGCTTCACGCCATCGAAGAACGAGTGCGCTCGGAGCCTGTTCGATGGATCCGCAGACTACCCGAACTACATGGCGAACACGGAATCTTCCAGAGCGAAAGCGCGGTCTCAGAGCGCGCCAAAGCAGAGGCCTGAGAACGATAAGTCCGGCTCCGGCTCACTCCAGAGGTCATCAGCTCTGCACGCCAAGCTCGCGAACAGAGCTTACACAGGAGCGGGCAGGTTGGATAGCTTGGGGATGCCCCCAGGAATCTGATGATGAGCTTAAACCGTGGGTGTGTTCTTAGGGGGTTAACTTCGTCTTCCTTTTGGTGTCTGATGAGATCAGGCCAGCCATGTAATGTTTAGCTTTGTGTCTTGTACTCTGtgttggcttatattaatgtaagTTGTGCTGATAAGTCAATCAAGTCAAAGAACAAACTTTGTAGGCGCCATGATGGAGAATTGACTGGCGTCGGTGGGTGACTGCCGGCTGGACTACGTTATCTCCATGGGTGACTCGACTGCTACGTTATCTCGATGTGGGACGCACCTTCATATCACGTGACAGGGTGCTGCATGTGCACGTGCATTCCATGCTCGGCTCGTTCTTTGCGTGTCTCGATTTCCACCCTACTTGGCTATTTCTTCCGGCCGGGTTCGATCGGATCGTGTATCTGATAGGCTCCGGCGGGGGAATGGCCCTCGTGAACGTCCCGCAGGGCCGGCGTTGGCCGGGGAGGCCGCGGTGGGGGGTCCTCGACCTCGTATCCGCCGCCTTATTCACCGCTGTCTTCGTCCTACTCGTGCTCATCGTCACCTCCCTTGGCGATTCCCTCGCCGCTTCCGGCCGCCGCGCCCTTGCCCGCTCCGCCGCCGGTTCCCGCCAGCGAGAGCGCATCGTCGCCCTACTCGACTCCCCGACTGCGTCCCCTTTCGCTATCGACTCCTGCCCGGCCGAGGAGGTCGACAACATGCCGTGCGAGGATCCCCGCCGCAACAGCCAACTCAGCAGGGAGATGAACTTCTACCGCGAGCGGCATTGTCCGCTGCCGGGGGAGACGCCGCTCTGCCTCGTGCCCCCGCCCAAAGGGTACCGGATTCCGGTTCCGTGGCCGGAGAGCCTCCACAAGGTACCTTCGCCCTTTACTTCTGATTCCTCTACTTCGTTGCTTGCTGATGTTGAGAATTATTGTGTTCGTTGACCGTTATAATTCGGATCTGGTGATTGAGGATATCTATGGAAATTTTATGTCAGTAAAGCATCCGTCGACAGCTAGCTGTTTAGTGGAGTGTATCAGAGAGAGACATATATTAAGATCTTTGGAATGGAATTCTATGAGATGATGTTGTTTTCTTTCCTATATACATGTAGAAATTAGTTTATGATTGAATTTTAGCCTATTTTGCCTACCTTAGCGAGCAGTATCTCCGTGTCGCCCATATTAACATCAAAGAGTTCGATTAAAGTTCTCAATTAGATGAACTAACCATATTTCTTGCTAATCATCAAGCAAATCATCTCTCTAGGTGCATTTACAATTATTTTCTCCCAGGAGAGCCATGGCTGTCACCCAGATTGTAGTTGTGAATCCATGCTAGCCAGGAATATGTGGTCGAAATTGCCCCTGAAATGTTGACAAtgctaaaaggaaaaaaagagaaagattaACTGTTGATAAGAAAATTGGAAGTTTTCGCAGTTTTATGGTAATTAATGTCAACTATTTGTTGAATTGCTGCATGAACCACATCTGCCAGGTGACTTCATTTCTGAGATAGTTGTAAATATGCCAACTATGAATCGAAAGGTGCAGTAGTAAATATGTCATGAGATGACTTCTTGAACAAATATTGACCAAAGACAGCTTCAACACATTAGGTTTTCAGTGGTTATGATAATCTTTTAGGGGACGAAAGAAAAAGCTGTTGCTTGATAAAGATCTGTGCAAGAAGCCCATGTGCCATTATGCCTATATACTCATTGAACGGTGTTTCCAAAACTGTGAAGATTTTGTTGAAATTGAGTGGTTGTGATATGGTCACTGAGAAGAAATCTCAAGAATGCTAAAAGAGGTCAAaattgttgcatgaaacttctctgGTTTTGACGATGCCTCACAATCTATCTGATCAGGAATAATACGTGTGATTTCTAATATGCATGCAGATATGGCATGATAACATGCCATATAATAAAATTGCAGAGAGGAAAGGTCATCAGGGCTGGATGAAGGAAGAGGGGCCATACTTCATTtttccaggtggtggtactatgtTCCCAGATGGGGCCATAAATTACATCGAAATGCTTGGCCAGTTTATCCCTTTAAACAAAGGCCTCGTGAGGACTGCTCTGGATATGGGATGTGGGGTAAGAGATTATCACTCTTGAAGTTATGAATCTCCTTCTAGTGTGCTTTTTTTCCTGTCAGAGACTCAGAATTTAGCTTGAAACTTCATGTAGGTGGCCAGCTTTGGAGGCTTCCTGCTCAAGGAGGATATCATGACACTTTCATTTGCTCCCAGGGATTCGCATAAATCTCAAATTCAATTCGCATTAGAAAGAGGGATTCCTGCATTTGTAGCCATGCTGGGCACCCGGCGACTGCCATTTCCTGCATCTTCGTTTGACCTTGTTCATTGTTCTCGATGCTTGATTCCCTTTACTGTTCACAGTGAGATTTCTTGTTTTCATGTTTTTTTATTCAATTGCTTGGACCCACAATTTAGAGTTCTAATTCATCTAAGTCTATTTAATCTAATGGAATGCAGATGGAACTTATCTTGTTGAAGTGGATCGTTTACTTCGACCAGAAGGATATCTAGTAATATCTGGTCCACCTGTGCAATGGACTAATCAGGACAAGGAGTGGGCTGATCTCCAGGCGATGGCTCATGCCTTATGTTACAAGCTTATTACTGTGGATGGTAACACAGCAATCTGGAAGAAGCCTTCTGGTGCTTCTTGTCTCCCTAACCTAAACAATTTTAGGCTTGATCGCTGCAGTGACAATGATGACCCAAATGAAGCATGGTAAACTTTATGAGAAGTTTCCTCTTCATCTATATAGAGTAATCCATAGGCAGATTTCCTGCTGCTGATCACCTTTAAAATATAAATTGCATATTACTTATTGGCAACTTTTTCTTCTAGGTATTTTAAATTAAGGAAGTGCATCACTGAAGTCCCTCTTTCAGAAGAAATATCTATTGGTGCCATCCCTGAATGGCCACAGAGGCTGTCCAAAACTCCTGCAAGGGTCTCATTAATGAAAAATGGGATTGATATGTTTGAGGCTGACACACAACTTTGGGCAAGAAGAGTTGTATACTATAAGAAATCCCTTGGTGTGGAGCTAGGGAATCCACGCATACGCAATGTTATGGATATGAATGCTTTTATTGGAGGCTTTGCAGCAGCATTAAGTTCTGATCCAGTTTGGGTCATGAATGTCGTACCTGCTCAAAATCCGctaactcttgatattatttatgataGAGGTCTTATTGGATTATATCATGATTGGTAAGCTTTCAAGACACTGATACCCTGGCCCAGTAAATTGTATCAATATTTCTTCAATTAATATCAGAGTTTATATCCCAATAATTTTTCTTAGATGAACTAGCAATGTTGGCATGGAACATTTACATGGACAGGAATTTGTCGATTAAGAGTCCAAGCTTTCTTACTTTTAGCTTCTCTTCTTGGAAATCCTCTTCGGTTTTGGCATTGTGATGAACTGATGATATATTGAGCGCATCAGTCTAGTGTCCACATTTGGAGTGTTAATAATGTTATATTTGTGATGATAGGTGTGAGGCTTTCTCTACTTACCCGAGAACCTATGATCTCATTCATGTAGCAGGAATTAACTCCTTGATAAGAGATACAACATCTGACAACGACAGGTATGTGGTGATTATCTTAATATTTAGTAATATTTACTACAAGTTGATGGACTTGAATTATCGGACACTGAAGAACTCATCCATCATTGCCGTAACTCACAACTCACCAGCTGGAGTTTTTGAGCTTCGCACTATCTATTTATCACTAGGTTGTAAAGAGGCTTAATATAATCTGATCGAATCAGACCTGATTCTGGATGGAGCAAGTAAAGCAGACGGATTCCTGAAGGATTCCTTTTTGGTAACCAAGGTCATGGATACAGATTCGCGTGATTACTTTAGTGTTTGGTCCAGATGTCTACCTTTTTCTCAAGACAGATAACTGGATCTGATAAACTTGAAAAGGAAATAGAAACAAGGATCTTGGCATTTTTCCCTTTGCTCAAGTTGGTTTGCACTTGCAAACATACTCTAGACTGTTCCAAATCATGGAGCATGTATGTCTAGGCATAAAGTTTGACAAAAATTATTAAGTCTGATTAAACTATCGGTATTTATTCACTTTTTTTAGTAAATCATAACATTCTAAATTCACTTTGACCTAGAACTTCGTTATGTACCCCCATCTTTTGCTATTTGTTAAGAATGAATAATTGtgctaatatcatatttttactaCTATCTGTttagaataaataaaaagatactTCATATGGCTATGCTAATGATGCTCATATCCTTGTTTATATTCATTGATTAATAATGATCtagataccaatactttcatgttCCTCTTGATGTCTGCCAAAAGACTCTGGCAATTGAAATTTAGACTCactcatttttataatttgaaattttttatgacaAGAAAACATCTACATGAAGTTCTAGAATATTGAAagttcatccttttttttttttgcatgaactGAATGGTCAATGGCCAGCATGGTTGCCCTTTTGTACTTTGATGTATGGTTTGCATTTTGGAATTTCAGTAGTAGTTCTTGTATCCGTTTTCCAAAATCAAGTTGCACAGCAGTATTAAACAATAAATATGAACATTATCTTTGGGTGTAATGCTATTTCGCATCTCCAACAGCACCATTAAACAACAAAATTTTTTGGTAATTTCGGTTTTCCGAACCCTGTCTACGTTTAATGACCATGACGTGTTGTATTGTTCTTCACTCGTCACAGGTGTAGCCTGGTCGATCTGATGGTGGAGATGGACCGCATGTTGCGGCCACAAGGAACTGCTGTGGTGCGGGACACACCAGAAGTCATAGACAGAGTAGCACGCATCGCCCATGCGATCCGGTGGACAATCCAGGTGCACAAGAGTGAGCCAGAATCAGGTGATAGCGAGAAAATTCTTGTGGCATCCAAAACATTTTGGATGTTGCCTGCAACCTCCCATTGACATGCTGAATTGTTGggggttttttttttcctttgttttatTTTGTGTCGGTGAGAATAAAAAATCAACTGTATCAGTAGGGCCCTAAGGAAACGTGATTAGATCAGTTAGATCCTATTTTGTTATATCCATACTATATGATGATCCAAGTAGCAATTCAAATTATATTCATTTTTTCCCCTTCAATTTCAAGGGATTGTCATTATGCAAGTTGTCAAACTTGTTTCTGTTAAAGTGTAATTACCCAGTTTGCATCGGACAATTTGTTCTTCCTTATTGTTCATCCACCATAATCATGTTTGCAATAATAACATGTTGATAACATTTTGAAGATTACTTCTTAGATGGTGTCATCTAAATTTTGAaagtttagattaaaaaaaagagaggatAAGAGATTATGATCTAAactatggtatgcaatttcgaatagtatCATCCGGTACGGATAGTATGTATCAGTCCGACGGCATATCGGTACGCGGATCACTTGCTACTGGACAGAacgtgctatagtgctacagtaagaggaagaaatatttaaaatcattCGATACGCCCTGGTgtgtgtatcgctcggtatgttCTGGTGTACCGAGCAATACATAGTACCGTATTGTACCGAGCCAATCTCAAAAGATCGGTATAGTAAAATACGGTATTACATATCTTGATATAAACATTAAGTTTCTTGTGCTTTCCTACGTTCCAATCAACAATTTTCAGCAACTGCCTGTAGCTTAAATCTATATGGAAataaatgataatattttaaCTTAATGAATGCATAAGCTGTAATACGGTCATCTAAAATTAGACTCTGATTGATCCTCAAACTTTTTCACTTAGATTTATTATGATGTCATATATTAACCAAACTGGTTGGATAATCGACTTATTAACTTGATAAACTTGAACTGTTgatttaaattttcttttttcttaaatCCAAGTCAatattaatagtatttttattaatcaATCTAATTGATCTTTGATATAGGAGTGAAAATAATGAGGTGTCAACTCATCTTCCTCCTCGTTTTGTCTTGAAGTAGACTTATGTTTCTGTCCACATCGAGCTCCTCGATCGGATCACTGTAAGCTCATCCATCCATCCACCACCCCCACTTGGGGCCAATTCGATTCCTTTGCACATCCATCGCAGAAACGCCTTCTTCCTCGAAGCAAGCTTCGGTGGCTGCACGTCATGGAAAATGGTCAGATCCTGCAAACGCACACACTAACTACGACAGGTCAGCGGCTTTGCATGCAATGCCATGGCTTCCATGACTGCTGTGCCTTCCTGAGGATGGAAGGACGGAGACACGCAATGTTCCCGTGTGGAATACACTTCGAGTTGGGATTCACATTCTTTCTCATTTCCCTTTTAATCCAATTGAATGGATGATGATTTGGTTGATGCCGAGGGGTAACGTAGAATGAATTTTGAAAGAAAAGTCGACAGTACAGTTATTTATATGAACGAGTTTTTCGGATAAAAAAGGAACGAACTCACGGTAATAATTCAATAAGATCAAAAAATAGTTCGTcatcaaatttaaaatcacaaagggatacagaaagttcatcaCCTAAAAAAAGTAAATAAGAATACAGACTTGAAAAATGAAAGACTCATCACTCAAGGAAGTATCCAAAAGATACAGAATTTAAGAGAGAACTCCAAGAAAGCTTCTGTCAATATTATCAGTTTCTAAAACTCTTTCTAACtcttaaacaccaaaataagtactagtgcatgaaataatCCTTCATACatagaaatttcgaaattatgtattTTACAACCGGTAACCAACttctttaatgtattccttagtcaCGAAGAAAAGCATATTGAAACAATTATAACTTTATCAAAGGAAATTCTAATAAACTGTCATATTTGAATAGGTTGAATTGAAAACTATAAGACAACATTGTgaacttaaaaaaatattatagttttGGTAAGGTCTATGTTAACAAGTTATAGTAAATTAGGTACTCCCATGTCAACTCTAATTTATAATGAATGATTTGAATAGATCTTTATTCTCAACTCGTGTAACATGATTCAatctatttttctaatttttttttaggtATGTCCTAAAGTTAGAATTGAAGTTCTCttgtatcaaaaaaaaaaaaaaatgttgattTCTGCAAAATTTAAATTCAATTCGTGAGGCAAAAAGGATTGAAAAAAGTTTAATCTATATAATATTCCTGAAGATGtttttatttcatattatttGTATACGAGCTCTTATGACTTTCATGATGTGTCAATTTCCATCATAGGTAGAGCATTTATATGCATGAGAAtactaagttgtttaggtttctcCATCTAAATTGGTTTGACGTCGTTCATTTTGACTAAATGTGTGAAATCATTAATTACGTTTGAACAATGAATCCTCATTAATTGCCTACTTTTGAACAATGATTTATATGAAAAGTGTCATTTGGCGTCAATGATGATATAATTCatctctataaaatatttatcattttttaattcATAGACAATTTAATCATATAATTATATTTCGACCACTCATTTCTACAAAAAGAAATCCTCGCAAAGCAACAAAATTCTTTTAAgttatttgtgattattatatcACAATCAATAtcagtatatttatatataattacaaaatagatccaaaatagAATTTCACTTTGACATCATACGAGTCCAAAATAAAGAGggttctaaataataataataataatatttgttgGGATCCAAAAAAAACAATAGCCCCATAAGTACCATATCTTAatgcatataaatatataattataaatacatttcataattaatttagcaaAACATATCAAATGTCAAATTAttcctattatttttttttatcaaataccATAAGCTTGATATTCATTTTAGAGTAAACAATATAATAATTATACCGAATAGTATATCAAAATCAATATCATATTCATGTAATTATCGGTTATTCATAATCTAAATAAATATAGTTAACATACATGTATAaattcataataaatataattatgacTATTAGTACATATCAAAAACATATTTATAGTAATCCTAACGGCTATTATCATGTTGTATTCTTATGATAAGATTACGGATTGCTAGTCAtgcgtctcaaatatattttgaaaactaatatttgaataattttttttttatctttcatttcaaatataacaattcatataatattttttatccatttttaatttattacatatctttaatattttgattcttatattttaaaaaattatgttagtatcactataattatgaaagtaaaatatctatatCTATTTACTCTGACATCATCCGttttattaagaaaaattataagACTATCCGCtaaattctctctctttctcttatgTTACATTTCCTATTTTCgtttcctttgtttttttttatataaatagcgAAGCATTAAgtcaaaaaaaattcttttgcaatttagtccttcTAAAAACTTCTTTCACAAATAAGcccttaaaaattataatatgattTCGTTGACCAACACGACATTTGACTAAATTTCCATCATATCAAATCGTTTGTATtccattaaataataataataataataataatacatatcCGCGTAGTGTTTGCAacgataaattattaatatttcccCATTAACTCGCATGAACTATAAACGGAGTGGTTCAAACATCTGTGTAGGTGATTCCGACGGATGATCAAAACAGTAGTGGCATAATGCAAAAATGCCACCACAAATGTTCTTTTAGATGCCAAAGGAAAATATGGAGCTCCGACAACGAGTTCATCAGAAAGTGATGTGAGAGTCGACGACTTCCTTAGTCGAGTCCACCGACTTGTAGCTCGAAATTTCTTTTGACTTGAAAGCCTTCCACGACAAGAGTTGACTAGTTGCCGATGAGGACTGACAAAATTCCGTGGGTTTGTTtgacttttgttcttcttttcttttcttttcttttgaatttgttctttaaGACCATCTcaattatccaaagcatgtaaacTTGACTCTCTTCTTATTTGTGCTTTTATAAACAGCTACAATGGGTTTTGCTCTTATATTTTTTGGTTAGACTGATCTAAAATATGTATGTAGCTGACCATTATTAAGTGTTGTGGGAAAAACGTGGATGATGGTCGCGTTGACTTCTACTAGCAATTAATTACAAGTAAAATTAGATTGTTATGTGAGAAGAACAAATTAGTTTTTAATCATCGAGGAACTTAGATTATACATTACACTGCCCATATTGTAGCACGTGAGACTTGGTTGAGTAATTTTTTTCTACTTGAGTTTTCTTCTCGTAATTTAATATATGATCGATTTTGATGTCTATAATCACGATCCGATCTAATGGGATAAATGATCTATTGACTTTATTGAGCTTAAACTATTAGgtgaaaattaataatattatacttATCAAATTCTTATAAATTAAGAGTCTTAGTCTATTTTTTTAAGTGAGACTAAAATCAATTAGTTATGTGATGAGTTTCAAGCTAATTACACATTATCTctggtaattaattatttttagtggTCTTTGCACTCTCAAAAGTTACATTGAGATCTCTATAGTTACGAAATTGAAACATTGAAATCCTTATAcaggattaaaaagataatttattaGAACAACAAGGTTAAATATTTCACCTTCGTAAGTACAAGGATTTCAATATAACATTTGAAAGTATAAGGATCgaaatactaaatataattaattacatgaataatctataattagttcaTGAGTTTCAAATACATTATTTTTTTCACCGTTAATCCTTTTCTCGTGGCAAATGGTGAAGACAAGTGACCGATCGAatcgataaaaataatttataagataAATGTTTGAAACTCCTGAGAGATAAATTAGTGATAAAAGCAAcgacaaaaaaatattatatttgataagATAAAACGTAGATA
It encodes the following:
- the LOC135653384 gene encoding protein IQ-DOMAIN 22-like; protein product: MGRTARWLRGLLPRKKAEPRQPPLEQKDKRRWGFVKSFREKELRRGEPPTPTPLEASPAVSEERKGSYRETPRSYVMVAEGRQNERAIAVAAATAAAAEATMAAAQAVAVVARLTSSRLTVVGLASGKREEWAAVKIQSALRGYLARRALRALRGLVKLQALVRGNIVRKQAAQTLRCMEALVRVQARARACRALRSERSCADKCPPPRAGSPTPEKYERTVRANASNSDRSCALKRNPSNNAGNIAAWNMFHRWMEERYWNSREAAAKKAGSSASMDDERSSKILEVEDPVKTQLTHERNNHHQCACSTLTPDRKSHSFTAVQDSPLKDFSTLQQSVRSPPSVAMQRCLSSMRFPFESVDFGASPQFLYTSSRRGDARKGCFTPSKNECARSLFDGSADYPNYMANTESSRAKARSQSAPKQRPENDKSGSGSLQRSSALHAKLANRAYTGAGRLDSLGMPPGI
- the LOC103970299 gene encoding probable pectin methyltransferase QUA3: MALVNVPQGRRWPGRPRWGVLDLVSAALFTAVFVLLVLIVTSLGDSLAASGRRALARSAAGSRQRERIVALLDSPTASPFAIDSCPAEEVDNMPCEDPRRNSQLSREMNFYRERHCPLPGETPLCLVPPPKGYRIPVPWPESLHKIWHDNMPYNKIAERKGHQGWMKEEGPYFIFPGGGTMFPDGAINYIEMLGQFIPLNKGLVRTALDMGCGVASFGGFLLKEDIMTLSFAPRDSHKSQIQFALERGIPAFVAMLGTRRLPFPASSFDLVHCSRCLIPFTVHNGTYLVEVDRLLRPEGYLVISGPPVQWTNQDKEWADLQAMAHALCYKLITVDGNTAIWKKPSGASCLPNLNNFRLDRCSDNDDPNEAWYFKLRKCITEVPLSEEISIGAIPEWPQRLSKTPARVSLMKNGIDMFEADTQLWARRVVYYKKSLGVELGNPRIRNVMDMNAFIGGFAAALSSDPVWVMNVVPAQNPLTLDIIYDRGLIGLYHDWCEAFSTYPRTYDLIHVAGINSLIRDTTSDNDRCSLVDLMVEMDRMLRPQGTAVVRDTPEVIDRVARIAHAIRWTIQVHKSEPESGDSEKILVASKTFWMLPATSH